Proteins from one Mytilus galloprovincialis chromosome 11, xbMytGall1.hap1.1, whole genome shotgun sequence genomic window:
- the LOC143052890 gene encoding uncharacterized protein LOC143052890 has product MGRTWLALFVVATTFALSCADYSNVGQYNSYKKKDSYGSYPFYGGQSQGYNNNQYYGSQSQSYNNDYDYGKNSYNKKDYGKKDNDYGKKDYGKKDYGKKDYGYDKKDSNRGGRRGGRTDSSHFGLARDLVILKTAMDLYGDGQGYGGRRGYRGGRDGYGSGGYGGYDNKGKKDYGYDDYKYYGKKKDNKYDDYKKNDYKYDDDYKKKDNKYSDDDYKKKDYKYSDDDYKKKDYKYDDDKKKDYKHGNSHAFGSSNIFGVDDRFGGIGIGRQGGFGGFGGRRFGGFGGRHTGGYYGGGPLGGGGGFGGRRAGGFGGGPLGGRGGFGGRGPGGIGGGFAGGRHVGGQWLCNCKPFCEYNEKFVNVCPHFKWWKVCCKWLPHHKKKYDHKPKNEYKPYDDHKPKYDDKKKNDYKKYDDYKPQYGHTQNYGHTQNYGYTQNYGYKKKYDNYKPKYDNSY; this is encoded by the exons ATGGGTCGCACGTGGTTAGCTTTGTTTGTCGTTGCGACAACTTTTGCTTTGTCTTGTGCAGACTATAGTAATGTAGGCCAGTACAATTCTTACAAGAAAAAGGATTCTTACGGCAGCTACCCTTTTTATGGAGGACAAAGCCAAGGATACAACAATAACCAATACTACGGATCACAAAGTCAGAGTTATAACAACGACTATGATTATGGTAAAAACAGCTATAACAAAAAAGACTATGGCAAAAAAGATAATGACTATGGAAAAAAAGATTATGGAAAAAAAGACTACGGCAAAAAAGACTACGGGTATGATAAAAAAGACAGCAATCGCGGTGGTCGTAGAGGAGGTCGCACTGACTCGAGTCATTTTGGCCTTGCTCGAGATTTAGTTATCTTGAAAACTGCAATGGATTTATACGGAGATGGCCAAGGATACGGAGGTCGACGCGGATATAGAGGTGGCCGTGACGGATATGGGTCTGGCGGCTACGGCGGGTATGACAATAAAGGCAAGAAGGATTATGGGTACGATGATTATAAATACTatggaaaaaagaaagataacaaGTATGATGATTATAAAAAGAATGATTATAAATATGATGATGattataaaaagaaagataataAATATAGTGATGATGATTATAAAAAGAAAGATTATAAATATAGTGATGATGATTATAAAAAGAAAGATTATAAATATGATGATGataaaaagaaagattacaaaCATGGAAACAGTCATGCCTTTGGATCTTCAAACATTTTTGGAGTGGATGATCGTTTTGGTGGAATTGGTATTGGACGACAGGGTGGATTTGGTGGATTTGGAGGTAGGCGTTTTGGTGGATTTGGAGGTAGACATACTGGTGGATACTATGGAGGTGGACCTCTTGGTGGAGGAGGAGGTTTTGGTGGTCGTCGGGCAGGAGGTTTTGGAGGTGGACCCCTTGGCGGAAGAGGAGGTTTTGGGGGTCGTGGACCAGGAGGAATTGGAGGTGGTTTTGCTGGTGGAAGACATGTTGGAG gtCAATGGCTTTGTAACTGTAAACCATTTTGTgaatacaatgaaaaattcgtCAATGTGTGTCCACACTTTAAATGGTGGAAAGTTTGCTGTAAATGGTTGCCTCATCACAAGAAAAAATATGACCACAAACCTAAAAACGAATACAAGCCATATGACGACCATAAACCAAAATATGACGATAAAAAGAAAAACGATTATAAAAAATATGACGACTACAAACCACAATATGGCCACACACAAAATTATGGCCACACACAAAATTATGGCTACACACAAAATTATGGCTACAAGAAAAAGTACGACAACTACAAGCCAAAGTATGACAACTCATATTAA